The following proteins are co-located in the Roseovarius arcticus genome:
- the fghA gene encoding S-formylglutathione hydrolase encodes MEIKSENTCFGGVQGVYSHASKATGTDMTFGLFLPAEARDGPVPVLWFLSGLTCTHENAMTKAGAQCWAAEQGIALVFPDTSPRGDGVADDDAFDMGQGAGFYVNATQAPWAKDFKMWDYVADDLPALLGAEFSLDMERQAITGHSMGGHGALTLAMGLPGRFRSVSAFSPICNTTASDWGRKQLSGYLGDDEAKWAAHDASLLMAEKGFDGPVLVDTGTNDQFLDLLRPETLAHSAAKRRQQATIRMQPGYDHSYFFISTFMEDHVTFHAEALYAG; translated from the coding sequence ATGGAAATCAAATCCGAAAATACCTGTTTCGGGGGCGTTCAAGGCGTCTATTCGCACGCCTCCAAGGCGACAGGAACGGACATGACCTTTGGCCTCTTCCTGCCCGCCGAGGCACGCGATGGCCCCGTGCCGGTCTTGTGGTTTTTGTCCGGCCTGACCTGCACGCATGAGAACGCCATGACCAAGGCTGGCGCACAATGCTGGGCCGCCGAGCAGGGCATCGCGCTGGTATTTCCCGATACCTCGCCGCGCGGTGACGGCGTGGCAGATGATGACGCGTTCGACATGGGCCAAGGCGCGGGGTTCTATGTGAATGCCACTCAAGCGCCGTGGGCCAAGGATTTCAAGATGTGGGACTATGTCGCCGATGATCTGCCCGCGCTGCTGGGCGCCGAATTCAGCCTCGATATGGAGCGCCAAGCCATCACTGGTCACTCGATGGGCGGACACGGCGCGCTGACGCTGGCGATGGGATTGCCGGGCCGGTTCCGCTCTGTCTCGGCGTTTTCACCGATCTGTAACACCACCGCCAGCGACTGGGGCCGCAAGCAGTTGTCAGGGTATCTGGGCGATGATGAAGCCAAGTGGGCCGCGCACGATGCCAGCCTGCTGATGGCAGAAAAGGGATTTGACGGTCCCGTTCTGGTCGATACTGGCACAAATGATCAATTCCTCGACCTGCTTCGACCCGAGACACTGGCCCATTCCGCCGCCAAGCGCCGCCAGCAGGCCACCATCCGGATGCAGCCCGGCTATGACCACAGCTATTTCTTTATTTCCACCTTCATGGAGGATCACGTGACCTTCCACGCCGAGGCGCTTTATGCAGGATGA
- a CDS encoding AEC family transporter — MAAIFIQTLPFFMIIALGYGAGRSGFFTEAATAWLTKFVFYFALSAMLLRFSANLSLREVFDLPFVMAYLCGSAVIYVLATVAAYLRGIPAEEAAVEAQCVVIGNVGFLGIPMLAMLMGEAAIAPVMMVLAVDLIVFGALIVIVITGTRDGRMRPAVLGTVGLGLLKNPMIVSIVVGLTWSGLALPIPGPVNEFLIILGGAATPGALFAIGASLAGKSAERPYVAGWLSFCKLVLHPAAVAISALLIFDVAPYAAAVMIAAASLPVAGNVYMLAQHYGVAPQRVSTSILISTIMAAVTVSLVIGWVQRLF; from the coding sequence ATGGCCGCGATATTCATCCAAACCCTGCCCTTTTTCATGATCATCGCGCTGGGGTATGGCGCGGGGCGCAGCGGGTTTTTCACCGAAGCGGCGACCGCGTGGCTGACCAAGTTCGTCTTCTACTTTGCCCTATCGGCAATGCTGCTGCGATTCTCTGCCAACCTTAGCTTGCGAGAGGTGTTCGACCTGCCTTTCGTGATGGCTTATCTGTGCGGCTCGGCGGTGATCTATGTGCTGGCCACTGTGGCGGCATACCTGCGCGGCATCCCGGCCGAAGAGGCCGCGGTTGAGGCGCAATGCGTCGTGATTGGCAATGTCGGCTTTCTGGGTATCCCGATGCTGGCGATGCTGATGGGCGAGGCGGCGATCGCGCCCGTTATGATGGTGCTAGCAGTCGATCTGATCGTCTTTGGCGCGCTGATCGTGATCGTAATCACCGGGACCCGCGACGGGCGGATGCGGCCTGCGGTGCTGGGCACGGTCGGGCTGGGCCTGCTGAAAAACCCGATGATTGTCTCTATCGTTGTCGGTCTGACATGGTCGGGTCTGGCGCTGCCGATCCCCGGCCCGGTGAACGAATTTCTAATCATCCTTGGCGGCGCCGCGACGCCCGGCGCGCTCTTTGCCATTGGCGCATCGCTGGCGGGCAAATCTGCAGAGAGGCCTTATGTGGCGGGCTGGCTCAGCTTTTGCAAACTGGTGCTGCATCCTGCTGCTGTCGCCATTTCGGCGCTGCTCATCTTCGATGTCGCGCCCTACGCGGCGGCGGTCATGATCGCGGCGGCGTCCCTGCCGGTTGCGGGCAATGTCTATATGCTGGCGCAGCATTACGGCGTCGCGCCGCAGCGGGTATCCACGTCGATACTAATCTCGACAATCATGGCTGCCGTGACGGTATCGCTGGTTATCGGCTGGGTGCAGCGGCTGTTTTAA